One genomic window of Fusarium fujikuroi IMI 58289 draft genome, chromosome FFUJ_chr01 includes the following:
- a CDS encoding probable Cys2-His2 zinc finger transcription factor ACEI, whose product MSFSHPRRRTPVTRPDSDTDNALSLKNSSTLRKGATFHSPTSSSSTLDNTFVPPTLPRAQSHLDDVVDANRRRVALALNDIDEALSLDQLSLSPKSKIKTLRDTSLPIPRGFLEGPIVDPKMTKEEERRVLRPRSVRHSRHHESDSGLGTSVASTNEKRGAVTSAKKEAKVQTRSAITRSVAAASEKLPSLGPKAINRIHEHTLRPLLAKPTLKEFEPIVLDIPRRIRSKEIICLRDLEKTLIFMAPEKTKSATLYLDFCLTSVQCIQATVEYLSDREQIRPADRPYTNGYFLDLKDQILQYGKQLAAKNSGDDMDIDASDEIKLIGGLHEGRPVELVRVRKDGTYISLDTGKPVEVDSDSPMQVKRSLSQQLEDEEEIQRSMARRKKNASPEELAPKKCREPGCNKEFKRPCDLTKHEKTHSRPWKCPVPTCKYHTYGWPTEKEMDRHHNDKHSAAPAMYECMFKPCPYKSKRESNCKQHMEKAHGWTYVRTKTNGKKLPSVAGSVQQQTPPLGNMSTPSSTEYNGVPTPPQNDVTQFVGDFPLYPNDSDWMSINNIPTETLHLDLGMDSTSPASASSYEQYAPYQNGSAFILDNEDLYAAHMQLPAQLPTPEQPVMYNPNLKMMQQQLPMYQQPQQQIPIPTVAPHFSPTGQETAMLYTPNSLRDVDEGFDDSFAGDGMDFPLFPNDNGNGMTKTNEYQSLFGEIPSANLGFSQNSQDIFQMMDWSNVDLQQNLGE is encoded by the exons ATGTCCTTCTCCCACCCTCGTCGAAGGACTCCGGTGACTCGCCCGGACAGCGACACCGACAATGCCCTGTCCCTTAAGAACAGCTCTACCCTCCGTAAGGGTGCGACATTTCACTCACctacttcatcatcctcgacacTAGACAACACATTTGTCCCTCCCACGCTGCCTCGGGCTCAGTCTCACTTGGACGATGTCGTCGATGCCAACCGTCGACGtgtggctctggctctgaacGACATTGACGAGGCTCTGTCCTTGGATCAGCTCTCTCTGTCGCCAAAGTCTAAGATCAAGACGCTTCGGGACACCAGTCTCCCCATCCCTCGCGGCTTCCTCGAGGGACCTATTGTCGACCCCAAGATgacaaaagaagaggagaggcgCGTTCTGCGCCCTCGCTCTGTTCGCCATTCACGGCACCATGAGTCTGACAGCGGTTTGGGTACATCGGTGGCTTCCACAAACGAGAAGCGGGGTGCAGTCACTTCGGCAAAGAAGGAGGCAAAGGTGCAAACACGATCCGCCATCACAAGATCCGTTGCCGCAGCATCGGAAAAGCTTCCCTCTCTGGGGCCCAAGGCTATTAACCGCATTCACGAGCACACTTTGCGCCCTTTGTTGGCAAAGCCGACTCTCAAGGAGTTTGAGCCCATTGTTCTTGACATCCCGCGACGAATTCGATCAAAGGAAATTATTTGCTTGCGAGATCTGGAGAAAACATTGATCTTTATGGCACCG gagaagaccaagtcagCAACTTTGTACCTGGATTTCTGCCTTACGTCCGTGCAATGCATTCAAGCGACCGTCGAATATCTCAGCGACCGCGAACAAATTCGACCTGCTGACCGGCCTTACACTAACGGATACTTCCTCGACCTGAAGGACCAGATTCTACAATACGGAAAACAACTCGCCGCAAAGAACAGCGGTGACGATATGGATATCGACGC ATCTGACGAGATCAAACTCATCGGTGGTCTCCACGAAGGTCGCCCCGTCGAGCTCGTCCGTGTCCGCAAGGACGGCACATACATCTCTCTGGACACTGGTAAGCCTGTTGAGGTTGACAGCGACTCGCCAATGCAAGTAAAGCGATCCCTGAGCCAGCAgctcgaggacgaggaggagattcAACGATCCATGGCTCGCCGCAAGAAGAATGCTTCACCCGAGGAGCTAGCTCCCAAGAAGTGCCGCGAGCCCGGCTGCAACAAGGAGTTCAAGCGTCCTTGCGATCTTACCAAGCACGAAAAGACTCACTCTCGCCCTTGGAAGTGCCCTGTCCCGACTTGCAAGTATCACACCTATGGATGGCCCACAGAGAAGGAAATGGACCGCCACCACAACGACAAGCACTCTGCTGCCCCTGCCATGTATGAGTGCATGTTCAAGCCTTGCCCTTATAAGTCAAAACGTGAATCCAACTGCAAGCAGCACATGGAGAAAGCTCATGGCTGGACCTACGTTCGAACCAAGACCAACGGAAAGAAGCTACCATCAGTTGCTGGCAGCGTTCAGCAGCAGACTCCACCCCTGGGCAACATGTCAACGCCTTCTTCTACTGAATACAACGGCGTGCCCACTCCTCCTCAGAACGACGTGACACAATTCGTTGGCGACTTCCCTCTCTACCCCAATGACTCGGACTGGATGTCAATCAACAACATTCCCACCGAGACACTCCACCTGGATCTGGGCATGGATTCCACCTCGCCTGCTTCGGCTAGTTCCTACGAGCAGTATGCCCCATACCAGAATGGTTCGGCCTTCATCCTGGATAACGAGGACCTCTATGCTGCCCACATGCAGCTTCCTGCTCAGCTACCCACACCTGAGCAACCTGTCATGTATAACCCCAACCTCAAGATGATGCAACAGCAATTGCCTATGTATCAGCAACCCCAGCAGCAGATTCCCATCCCGACTGTTGCTCCTCACTTTTCGCCAACTGGTCAGGAGACAGCCATGCTTTATACTCCGAATTCATTAcgggatgttgatgaaggttTTGACGACTCCTTTGCAGGAGACGGCATGGATTTTCCGCTCTTCCCTAACGACAATGGCAATGGTATGACCAAGACCAATGAATATCAGTCGCTGTTTGGTGAGATCCCTAGTGCCAACCTGGGCTTCTCCCAGAACTCCCAGGACATCTTTCAGATGATGGACTGGTCAAACGTTGATTTGCAGCAGAACCTCGGAGAATAG
- a CDS encoding related to asparagine synthases yields MCGIHAIISSSPEQALSSVPERCLVNRGPDHTGTVRIQLDDLFLTFTSTVLSLRGDHVAKQPLVDHVTGSILCWNGEAWGIQGESVQGNDGEAILALLAEASRGAGDVLGILRAIEGPFAFIYLDKPAKRLYYGRDRLGRRSLLVRDGSPFVLSSIAETPVDGWTEVEADGCYTLDLPTGDSPEGLVPDRHDWTADTTLISSIGRFNEDLPQENFALGQDSRSVQELRSRLVESLRLRVLDVPLPPKAKPTDARVAVLFSGGLDCTVLARLSHDMIPADQCIDLINVAFENPRIAGQFKDLSREELYERCPDRMTGRNAFAELSRVCPGRLWRFVAVNVPYAENLEHRAGIIRLIYPHNTEMDLSIACALYFAARGQGLGEATGGSNPQPYSTTARVLLSGLGADELFGGYGRHGVAYTHRGYGGVVQELKLDVSRLGKRNLGRDDRVMAHWGREVRFPYLDERFVKWAIEAPVWEKCDFETPGGEGRLDAEKRVLRLVAQSLGMSSVSKEKKRAIQFGARTAKMESGKVKGTTVLSA; encoded by the exons ATGTGCGGAATCCATGCTATTATATCCTCAAGCCCCGAACAAGCGCTCTCATCCGTGCCAGAGCGATGTTTGGTAAACAGAGGACCAGATCATACAGGGACTGTCAGGATacagcttgatgatcttttcCTGACTTTCACATCAACTGTGTTATCACTGCGAGGTGATCACGTTGCAAAGCAGCCGCTTGTGGATCATGTGACTGGGTCTATTCTATGCTGGAATGGAGAGGCCTGGGGTATCCAAGGGGAGTCTGTACAGGGTAACGATGGTGAGGCTATCCTTGCCCTCCTGGCCGAGGCAAGTCGTGGTGCGGGAGATGTCCTAGGCATCTTACGCGCCATCGAAGGGCCTTTCGCGTTTATTTACCTGGATAAACCTGCCAAGCGGCTTTACTACGGACGAGATCGACTGGGCCGCCGATCGTTGCTGGTCAGAGATGGCTCTCCGTTTGTTCTGTCAAGTATCGCTGAGACGCCGGTCGATGGATGGACCGAGGTCGAGGCCGATGGATGCTACACTCTGGATCTCCCCACGGGCGACTCGCCTGAAGGACTAGTGCCAGACCGCCACGATTGGACTGCCGATACTACTTTG ATATCGAGCATCGGTCGTTTCAACGAGGATCTCCCACAGGAGAATTTTGCCCTCGGACAAGATTCAAGATCTGTGCAGGAGCTGCGTTCTCGCTTAGTCGAATCTCTCCGACTGCGAGTTCTAGACGTGCCACTACCTCCAAAAGCCAAACCTACGGATGCGAGAGTCGCAGTGCTATTTTCAGGTGGCCTTGACTGTACTGTGCTTGCGAGGTTGTCTCATGACATGATTCCTGCGGATCAATGTATTGACCTGATCAATGTCGCGTTTGAAAACCCCAGAATTGCAGGGCAATTCAAGGACCTCTCCCGAGAGGAGCTTTATGAGAGGTGTCCGGATCGAATGACAGGGAGAAATGCGTTTGCAGAGCTTAGTCGTGTCTGTCCTGGCAGATTATGGCGGTTCGTGGCG GTGAATGTGCCGTATGCTGAGAATCTCGAGCACAGAGCTGGAATCATCCGTCTTATCTATCCTCATAACACAGAGATGGACCTGTCCATTGCGTGTGCTCTATACTTTGCTGCAAGAGGACAAGGGCTTGGCGAAGCAACCGGCGGCTCAAACCCACAGCCTTATAGTACGACAGCGCGAGTATTGCTTTCCGGTCTGGGTGCCGATGAGCTGTTTGGTGGGTATGGTCGGCACGGCGTGGCTTACACGCATCGTGGCTACGGCGGAGTTGTACAAGAGCTGAAGCTCGACGTCAGTCGGCTTGGAAAGAGAAATCTTGGTCGAGATGACCGTGTTATGGCGCACTGGGGTCGAGAAGTGAGATTTCCCTACCTGGATGAGCGTTTTGTCAAGTGGGCAATCGAGGCTCCTGTGTGGGAGAAGTGTGATTTCGAAACGCCTGGTGGCGAAGGGAGGCTCGACGCCGAGAAACGAGTGTTGCGGCTGGTGGCTCAATCACTTGGCATGAGCTCCGTttcaaaggagaagaagcgagct ATACAATTTGGGGCTAGAACTGCCAAGATGGAGAGTGGAAAGGTCAAAGGGACGACAGTGCTTTCAGCATGA
- a CDS encoding related to alpha-methylacyl-coa racemase — protein MSLFLAARSLRSKPINGCAHGVRRYSSAVKTGLPLEGIRVLDMTRVLAGPYCTQILGDLGAEVIKIEHPVRGDDTRAWGPPYAKYKDGSSAKGPGESAYFLGANRNKKSLGLSFQHKEGVDVLHKLAAKCDVLVENYLPGTLKKYSMDYETLRKINPGLIYASITGYGQTGPYSNRAGYDVMVEAEFGLMHITGERDGPPVKVGVAVTDLTTGLYTSNSVMAALLGRAKSGKGQHIDVALSDCQTATLANIASSCLVSGKKDSGRWGTAHPSIVPYKSFETKNGGILFGGGNDRLFGVLCDGLGQPQWKDDARYKTNADRVQHRNDLEAKIEAITKLKTTQEWLEIFEGKGLPYAAINDVQRTLNHEHTKARNMVVEMEHDECGPLKMVNTPIKLSETPPTIRSAPPMLGQHTNEVLREHLGLNETDITALRERGIVG, from the exons atgagcttATTCCTTGCTGCTCGATCCTTGAGGTCTAAGCCCATCAATGGCTGTGCGCATGGAGTGCGCCGGTACTCAAGTGCCGTGAAAACCGGACTCCCACTTGAGGGCATTCGGGTGCTAGACATGACCCGGGTTTTGGCCGGT CCTTATTGTACTCAGATTTTGGGCGATCTTGG CGCTGAGGTGATCAAGATCGAGCATCCTGTTCGCGGTGATGACACTAGAGCTTGGGGACCTCCATATGCAAAATACAAGGATGGGTCGTCCGCCAAAGGCCCTGGAGAGTCTGCCTACTTCTTAGGG GCAAATCGGAACAAAAAGTCGTTGGGCTTGTCCTTCCAGCACAAAGAAGGAGTCGATGTTCTTCATAAACTAGCTGCAAAGTGCGATGTCTTGGTCGAGAACTACCTCCCCGGGACTCTAAAGAAGTATTCCATGGACTATGAGACCTTGCGCAAGATCAACCCAGGTCTGATATACGCCTCTATTACGGGCTACGGCCAAACAGGGCCGTATTCCAACCGCGCTGGCTACGACGTCATGGTTGAAGCTGAGTTTGGTCTGATGCATATTACTGGAGAGCGAGATGGACCTCCAGTCAAGGTTGGTGTCGCGGTAACTGACCTGACGACTGGTCTCTACACCAGCAACAGCGTCATGGCGGCGCTTTTGGGACGGGCCAAGTCAGGAAAAGGTCAACATATCGATGTCGCACTGAGCGATTGCCAAACAGCGACATTAGCCAACATCGCCAGCAGCTGTTTGGTGAGTGGAAAGAAGGATTCTGGCCGCTGGGGCACAGCTCATC CTTCCATTGTTCCGTACAAGTCTTTCGAGACCAAAAATGGAGGTATTCTGTTTGGTGGAGGCAATGATCGGCTGTTTGGTGTTCTCTGTGATGGTTTAGGTCAACCACAGTGGAAGGACGACGCTCGATACAAAACCAACGCTGATAGAGTCCAACATCGGAACGATCTAGAGGCCAAGATTGAGGCAATCACAAAACTCAAGACAACCCAAGAATGGCTTGAGATCTTCGAGGGCAAGGGTTTGCCCTACGCTGCCATCAATGATGTCCAGAGGACGCTCAACCACGAGCATACAAAGGCCCGGAACATGGTTGTCGAGATGGAACACGATGAGTGCGGTCCTCTAAAGATGGTCAACACGCCTATAAAGTTGTCGGAGACCCCTCCAACGATTCGCAGCGCGCCGCCTATGTTGGGCCAGCATACTAATGAAGTGCTACGAGAGCATCTTGGGTTGAATGAAACTGATATTACTGCATTGAGGGAAAGGGGAATTGTCGGATAG
- a CDS encoding related to anthranilate phosphoribosyltransferase gives MASQSQDGGQNALSPVDIKPLLTKLWPNGSAVSPQEIAEAISHFFTNQVTEAQTASLLMALHFTKLDFRADVLAECARVMRKAAASIPVEELKEVIERRGRKEGDYNGGLCDIVGTGGDGHDTFNISTTSSILASALLMVSKHGNKASTSKSGSADLVACMKPQPPIISAVRPDTLVKAYSETNYTFLFAPVFHTGMRYVAPIRKQLPWRTVFNNLGPLANPVEDVLEARVIGVGRRDLGPAFAEALCMAGFKKALIICGEEELDEVSCAGNTLCWRVNETSTGRLEVEHFTVHPSDFGLSTHPLDTVSSGKEPSENAEILSRILHNELPDDDPILEFVLLNTAALLVTSGICESDTSNMGEGDDGKVITERGPGGQRWKEGIRRARWALKSGEAWRQWEKFVKVTNEIGA, from the exons ATGGCATCTCAATCCCAAGATGGTGGGCAAAATGCCCTCTCGCCTGTCGATATCAAGCCTCTTCTCACCAAGCTCTGGCCTAACGGGTCTGCTGTCTCTCCTCAGGAAATTGCCGAGGCCATCTCTCACTTTTTCACAAATCAGGTCACTGAGGCTCAAACAGCTTCTCTTCTCATGGCATTACATTTCACAAAGCTTGATTTCAGAGCTGATGTATTGGCTGAGTGCGCCCGTGTCATGCGAAAGGCCGCTGCCTCTATTCCTGTAGAGGAGCTGAAGGAGGTTATCGAACGAAGAGGGCGAAAGGAGGGAGATTACAACGGTGGATTG TGTGACATTGTTGGAACAGGAGGTGATGGCCATGATACCTTCAACATAAGCACCACCTCATCCATCCTGGCCTCAGCCTTGCTCATGGTTTCCAAGCACGGCAACAAAGCCAGCACCTCAAAGTCTGGCAGTGCTGACTTGGTCGCCTGTATGAAGCCGCAACCTCCCATCATCAGCGCCGTCCGCCCTGACACTTTGGTCAAGGCTTACTCTGAGACTAACTACACTTTTCTGTTTGCCCCTGTCTTCCACACTGGCATGCGCTACGTCGCGCCCATCCGCAAGCAACTGCCTTGGAGGACAGTTTTCAACAATCTCGGCCCCTTGGCCAACCCTGTCGAAGATGTGCTCGAAGCCCGTGTCATTGGTGTCGGCCGAAGGGATCTTGGTCCAGCATTCGCTGAGGCTCTGTGCATGGCTGGTTTCAAGAAggctctcatcatctgcggcgaggaagagcttgatgaagttaGCTGCGCTGGCAACACTCTATGCTGGAGGGTCAACGAGACCAGTACTGGAAGGCTCGAGGTTGAGCATTTCACCGTGCACCCGAGCGATTTTGGTCTGAGCACCCATCCCCTGGATACAGTGTCTTCAGGCAAAGAACCCTCCGAGAATGCAGAGATCTTGTCTCGAATTCTGCACAATGAGTTGCCTGACGATGACCCGATTCTTGAGTTCGTTCTACTCAACACTGCGGCTTTGCTCGTCACATCAGGTATCTGCGAGTCCGATACCAGTAACATGGGCGAGGGGGATGACGGCAAGGTCATCACCGAGCGCGGACCTGGTGGGCAGCGCTGGAAAGAGGGCATCCGAAGAGCTCGCTGGGCCCTCAAGAGCGGCGAGGCCTGGAGACAGTGGGAAAAGTTTGTCAAGGTCACAAATGAAATCGGCGCTTAA
- a CDS encoding probable transcription initiation factor IIB has product MAPNGSDAPAFEEDLSNILVCPECNISPPHLVEEFSSGDTVCEDCGMVVGSRIIDTRSEWRTFANDDQGGDDPSRVGGPQDEFVEGQQLATTSQKGLMQAYKEIVSYCEAINMGTNVSNAAKHIFKLVDKHKFLKGKPQDAVIAGCIFIACRQNNVPRTFREIFNLTSVSKKEVGRVFKQLQSFLQKLQDQDGEATGLNTVTNYENTSVGAEDLCSRYVSQLGFTKQTKISKISRSLALRANSISALAGRSPLSVAAACIYMACQIVGEPRSSLPIAKQAGVSDGTVKTAYKHLYSAREKLISEEWFEGGANMDKLTPATAV; this is encoded by the exons ATGGCCCCAAACGGCAGCGATGCGCCTGCTTTTGAGGAAGACCTCAGTAACATCCTAGTATGTCCTGAGTGCAACATCAGCCCGCCCCACCTAGTCGAGGAGTTCTCCAGCGGTGATACAGTATGCGAAGACTGTGGCATGGTAGTCGGCTCGCGAATCATTGATACGAGATCAGAATGGCGAACTTTTGCAAATGACGACCAGGGAGGCGACGACCCCAGCCGTGTTGGTGGACCGCAGGATGAGTTTGTCGAAGGCCAGCAACTCGCGACGACG TCGCAGAAGGGCCTCATGCAAGCTTACAAGGAGATCGTTTCCTACTGCGAAGCTATCAACATGGGCACGAACGTTTCCAACGCTGCAAAgcacatcttcaagctcgtgGATAAGCACAAGTTCCTCAAAGGAAAGCCCCAGGATGCCGTCATTGCAGGTTGCATCTTCATCGCGTGCCGGCAGAACAACGTGCCTCGAACCTTCCGTGAAATCTTCAATCTGACTAGCGTGAGCAAGAAGGAAGTCGGTCGAGTTTTCAAGCAACTTCAGAGCTTTCTGCAGAAGCTACAGGACCAAGACGGCGAAGCCACAGGCCTCAACACAGTCACCAACTATGAAAACACATCAGTGGGTGCCGAGGATCTATGCAGCCGTTATGTCTCTCAGCTTGGCTTCACGAAACAGACCAAAATCTCCAAGATCTCTCGCTCCTTGGCATTGCGGGCCAACAGTATTTCGGCGCTCGCAGGACGATCGCCTCTATCCGTTGCCGCAGCATGCATCTACATGGCGTGCCAGATCGTTGGAGAACCGCGCAGCTCACTACCTATAGCCAAGCAGGCAGGTGTCAGCGATGGCACAGTCAAGACTGCGTATAAACACTTGTACTCTGCCCGCGAGAAGCTCATTTCGGAGGAGTGGTTCGAGGGAGGTGCTAACATGGACAAGCTTACACCGGCTACTGCGGTATAG
- a CDS encoding probable ASP3-1-L-asparaginase II, which produces MPSFKRLHGRALVATAPVYCSGPAASSTIKMTPSTASWTTYLWRIILSVLAPSTALLQFGSWAASVLGPPVHELYLQPHFSALQKAPIQTGIPFEISTTPEFNCFSPNLPNITIYATGGTIAGSASSADQTTGYQSAALSVQSLIDAVPQLCNVANVRGVQFANTDSIDMSSDMLQALAEQIQADLDNPSTQGAVVTHGTDTLDESAFFLDLTIQSDKPVVVTGSMRPATAISADGPMNLLSSVTLAANENARGRGVMIAINDRIGSARFTTKVNANHLDAFQAPDSGLLGTFVNIQPVFFYPPSRPLGHHHFKLPSRPPSAAALPQVDILYAYQELSVGMFKAAVDLGARGIVLAGLGAGFWTSKGTEEIRRIVRETKIPVIVSRRPEGGFVGPCQAGIGAGFLNPQKARIQLQLALAAKMDNDAIRALFEHAGVH; this is translated from the coding sequence ATGCCCAGCTTTAAACGGCTTCACGGCCGCGCCTTGGTTGCTACTGCTCCGGTTTACTGCTCCGGACCAGCTGCTTCGTCGACCATCAAGATGACCCCTTCAACGGCTTCTTGGACAACTTACCTGTGGCGAATCATCCTGAGTGTGTTGGCCCCTTCAACGGCGCTGCTCCAGTTCGGTTCGTGGGCCGCTTCAGTCTTGGGTCCTCCTGTTCACGAGCTGTATCTTCAACCACACTTCTCCGCACTGCAAAAGGCGCCAATACAGACAGGCATTCCCTTTGAAATCTCAACTACCCCTGAGTTCAACTGCTTCAGTCCGAACCTTCCAAATATCACCATCTATGCGACAGGGGGCACCATCGCTGGATCTGCTAGTTCCGCTGACCAAACGACGGGATATCAATCAGCTGCGCTGAGTGTCCAATCCCTCATTGATGCGGTGCCACAGCTGTGCAATGTTGCCAACGTGAGAGGCGTCCAATTCGCCAACACAGACAGTATAGACATGAGTTCAGACATGTTACAGGCTTTGGCGGAGCAAATCCAGGCCGATCTCGACAATCCATCTACACAGGGCGCTGTTGTGACGCACGGAACCGACACTCTGGATGAGTCGGCTTTCTTCCTCGATCTCACGATCCAGAGCGATAAGCCCGTGGTTGTGACGGGTTCTATGCGTCCTGCAACGGCTATAAGCGCTGATGGACCCATGAATTTGCTGTCTTCAGTGACTTTGGCTGCTAATGAGAATGCCAGAGGCAGGGGAGTCATGATTGCCATTAACGACCGCATCGGATCTGCTCGCTTCACGACAAAGGTGAACGCCAACCACCTCGACGCTTTTCAAGCTCCTGATAGCGGCTTGTTGGGAACATTTGTCAATATCCAGCCAGTCTTCTTTTACCCGCCATCACGGCCCCTGGGCCACCACCATTTCAAATTACCGTCCCGACCTCCATCGGCAGCAGCACTGCCTCAAGTGGACATACTCTACGCTTACCAGGAGCTCAGTGTTGGCATGTTCAAGGCAGCTGTTGATCTCGGCGCACGAGGCATCGTCCTCGCAGGCCTTGGTGCTGGATTCTGGACTTCCAAGGGCACTGAGGAGATCCGACGCATAGTCCGTGAGACCAAGATCCCCGTGATAGTGAGCCGTCGACCAGAAGGCGGTTTCGTGGGACCCTGTCAGGCAGGAATCGGAGCTGGTTTCCTCAACCCCCAAAAAGCGAGGATCCAGCTCCAACTCGCGCTTGCGGCCAAGATGGACAACGACGCCATCCGAGCTCTTTTTGAGCACGCGGGAGTGCACTAA